From one Rhodospirillales bacterium genomic stretch:
- a CDS encoding PAS domain-containing protein has translation MGDSLLAICDLITAASNGTVTAAIFLIDPKTGKLSLGAGTGISSKTTLVLGDITIAPNAPPPVPGPIDSNSPFAPYLESTKIHGPVLLWLHPATNNGITTGVIVIHGKEFFSPDATLIKTIESAARLVAIDIEHHRKEEIESYWHRLLESTVDNISQGLSVYDKDLNLIHFNHQFETLYKMPEGFLKRGMAFSDIIRFMAECGHYGDVEIDDFVKQRVKRIPDEMEWRNTRHLTDGTVIGVYRRALPDGGMVATFTDLTEETRAAEKIQENAHLLSTTVDNITHGIRVIDADGRLLLWNDVYQKIYDYPDDLMDQSTHYEDLIRFNINRGVQGIHRADADADTNDKIDADAIIKKYTEAVKKNTYRTDVRTMPSGITVRATMTPMPDGGFVSTYTDITEILDAEAALKAKSLLLETSLDNISQGLVVLDSNFVVTIVNPAFLSLFDLEEDAVIPGMEYEDVLKLLAKNGEYAKDGITPKDAVSRRMDAVRNTEFNQTLHRRPNGTLISRLAKSMPDGGRVSTYTDITEETQAGEDAKKKTELLQMTQNYMGQGICMFTKDLKILNFNHHWAELFDLPPEVAKIGASFHDFIHFLASRGDYGPGNIDQKVQERLDRILSNESYLGEYKGRKGQIIAIWRMPTPEGGFVTTYTDVTERRQAQAKLDQESRLLETTFAAMSQGFMIYDDTNHLVRSNARCREILELPEDYLQPGIAYSDIVRHLAEIGDYGDVDPEAMVAERNRLFDPRAEHIHERTRPNGRDIVTHRSPMPDGGFVATFTDITEIKQAQKEANEKSALLETAFSNMGQGFAVYDSNLRLAAFNGKYIEWCGAPAETMKIGVSYEDVMRARAARGDFGDDNIESAIATRVEAMRRGESHVPLRIFDGRVIQSQRAVLPNGGTVTTYTDITELKQVENSLIQAKEDAEGANKAKTEFLANMSHELRTPLNAIIGFSEIMDNAIFGPMGEKRYEEYVQSINESGVHLLNLINDILDLSRIEVGQFELEDDAVDLCAVIETCLILTREEAGHSQTQIHFTKPEAFPLFTGDERRLKQILINLLQNSIKFTPENGNVYISLNQEIGKGICLVVKDNGIGMSKEDIPRVMERFNQGESGLQQKYEGAGLGLPMVKNLVELHGGELLIASEAGKGTTVTVKLPEGRIHSAISDTDTATAS, from the coding sequence ATGGGCGATTCGCTACTTGCCATTTGTGATCTTATTACCGCAGCAAGCAATGGAACGGTTACCGCTGCCATTTTTCTGATCGATCCTAAAACTGGCAAGCTCAGTCTTGGCGCAGGCACTGGCATTTCCAGCAAGACCACATTGGTTCTGGGCGACATTACCATTGCACCAAATGCCCCGCCTCCGGTGCCCGGCCCGATTGATTCCAATTCACCGTTTGCGCCATATCTTGAATCAACCAAAATTCATGGCCCTGTTCTCCTCTGGCTTCATCCTGCCACCAACAATGGCATAACGACCGGTGTGATCGTGATCCATGGCAAAGAATTTTTTAGCCCCGATGCCACCTTGATCAAAACCATCGAATCTGCGGCCCGACTTGTCGCCATCGATATTGAACACCATCGAAAAGAAGAAATTGAATCCTACTGGCATCGCCTTCTGGAATCGACCGTAGACAATATCAGCCAGGGGCTTTCGGTTTATGACAAGGATCTTAATCTGATCCATTTCAACCACCAATTTGAAACCCTGTACAAAATGCCTGAGGGCTTTTTGAAACGGGGCATGGCTTTTTCAGACATTATTCGGTTTATGGCCGAATGTGGGCATTATGGTGATGTGGAAATTGATGATTTTGTTAAACAACGCGTCAAACGAATCCCCGATGAAATGGAATGGCGCAACACCCGCCACCTGACCGACGGCACGGTCATTGGTGTCTACCGCAGAGCCCTGCCAGACGGTGGCATGGTGGCGACCTTCACCGATCTGACAGAAGAGACAAGAGCTGCGGAAAAAATTCAGGAAAATGCACACTTACTTTCCACCACAGTGGACAATATAACCCATGGCATCCGGGTGATTGACGCCGATGGCCGGTTATTGCTCTGGAATGATGTTTACCAAAAAATTTATGATTACCCCGATGACCTGATGGATCAGAGCACCCATTACGAAGACCTGATCCGATTTAATATCAACAGGGGGGTTCAGGGGATCCATAGAGCAGATGCAGATGCAGATACCAATGACAAAATAGATGCAGATGCCATCATCAAAAAATATACCGAAGCGGTCAAAAAGAATACGTATCGCACCGATGTGCGGACCATGCCCAGTGGCATTACCGTGCGCGCCACAATGACGCCCATGCCCGATGGCGGGTTTGTTAGCACCTATACAGACATTACGGAAATTCTGGATGCCGAAGCGGCATTAAAGGCAAAGTCTCTCTTGCTGGAAACGTCTTTGGACAACATAAGCCAGGGGTTGGTGGTCCTTGATTCGAATTTTGTGGTCACCATTGTCAATCCAGCTTTTCTGAGCCTTTTTGATCTTGAAGAAGACGCCGTCATTCCCGGTATGGAATACGAAGATGTCCTGAAGCTTTTAGCCAAGAACGGCGAATATGCCAAAGATGGCATCACCCCGAAAGATGCTGTTTCCAGGCGAATGGACGCCGTTCGCAACACCGAATTCAACCAAACCCTGCATCGACGTCCCAATGGCACCCTGATCAGCCGGCTGGCAAAATCCATGCCCGATGGTGGACGCGTCAGCACGTATACCGATATCACAGAAGAAACCCAGGCAGGGGAAGACGCCAAGAAAAAAACTGAACTTTTACAAATGACCCAGAACTATATGGGCCAAGGCATTTGTATGTTCACCAAAGATCTAAAAATCCTCAACTTCAATCATCATTGGGCTGAATTGTTTGACCTGCCACCCGAAGTGGCAAAGATCGGCGCCTCTTTCCACGATTTTATTCATTTTCTTGCAAGCCGTGGTGATTATGGCCCAGGCAACATCGACCAAAAGGTGCAAGAACGCCTGGATCGCATTCTGTCCAACGAAAGTTACCTTGGTGAATACAAGGGGAGAAAGGGACAAATCATTGCCATTTGGCGCATGCCCACCCCGGAAGGCGGCTTCGTCACCACCTATACCGATGTCACCGAACGCCGCCAGGCTCAGGCCAAACTGGATCAGGAATCGCGGCTTTTAGAGACGACCTTCGCCGCCATGTCTCAGGGTTTCATGATCTATGACGACACCAATCATTTGGTCCGGTCCAATGCCCGGTGTCGGGAAATTCTGGAACTGCCAGAAGACTATCTCCAGCCGGGGATCGCCTATAGCGACATTGTTCGCCACCTTGCAGAAATCGGTGACTATGGTGACGTTGATCCTGAAGCAATGGTCGCTGAACGAAACCGGTTGTTCGATCCCAGAGCCGAACACATTCATGAACGAACCCGCCCCAATGGGCGGGACATTGTGACCCACCGAAGCCCCATGCCCGATGGTGGTTTTGTTGCCACCTTTACAGATATTACAGAAATCAAACAGGCCCAAAAAGAAGCCAACGAAAAATCAGCCCTTCTTGAAACTGCGTTCTCTAACATGGGACAAGGGTTCGCTGTTTATGATTCAAATTTACGTCTGGCCGCCTTTAATGGCAAATACATCGAATGGTGCGGCGCGCCCGCAGAAACCATGAAAATCGGGGTGTCTTATGAAGACGTTATGCGCGCCCGTGCCGCGCGGGGTGATTTTGGGGATGACAATATAGAAAGTGCCATTGCCACACGGGTTGAGGCAATGCGCCGGGGCGAATCACATGTACCTTTGCGCATTTTTGATGGCCGCGTGATCCAGAGCCAACGCGCGGTCCTGCCCAATGGTGGCACCGTCACCACCTATACCGATATCACCGAACTCAAGCAGGTTGAAAACAGCCTTATTCAGGCAAAGGAAGACGCAGAAGGTGCCAACAAGGCCAAGACAGAGTTCCTGGCCAACATGAGCCACGAACTGCGCACGCCGCTCAATGCCATCATCGGGTTTTCCGAAATCATGGACAATGCCATTTTTGGCCCCATGGGAGAAAAACGATACGAAGAATACGTCCAATCCATCAATGAATCGGGCGTGCATTTGCTTAATCTCATCAATGACATTCTAGATCTTTCCAGAATTGAAGTGGGCCAGTTTGAACTGGAAGATGACGCCGTTGATCTTTGTGCCGTCATAGAGACCTGTCTGATTTTGACCCGGGAAGAAGCAGGGCACAGCCAGACACAAATTCACTTCACAAAGCCAGAGGCATTTCCTCTTTTCACTGGAGACGAGCGCCGTCTGAAACAAATCCTGATTAATCTGTTGCAAAATTCCATCAAATTTACGCCAGAAAACGGCAACGTTTACATCTCCTTGAATCAAGAAATTGGGAAAGGGATATGCCTTGTCGTCAAAGACAATGGCATTGGCATGTCCAAAGAAGACATCCCCCGCGTGATGGAACGCTTTAATCAAGGAGAGAGTGGCTTACAGCAGAAATATGAAGGCGCTGGCCTTGGTCTGCCCATGGTCAAAAATCTGGTTGAACTTCATGGCGGAGAACTCTTGATCGCCAGCGAGGCAGGTAAAGGAACAACGGTCACCGTCAAACTGCCAGAAGGCCGGATACACAGCGCGATATCCGACACCGACACAGCAACTGCTTCCTGA